The genomic window TTTACTTTTGGTTGATTTCTGCTTTACATAAGACTCTACCCTGTATTATTCATCCCACATGCATATCTTGCTGATTCAGATATATGAGCAAAGATGACTTTCTCCCACTAACCCTCATTTTCTGGATCAGCATGTGGGCAACAGTGTTTTTGTGGCTTTCCTGGCTGAATGAGCCTGAGCTGATAAGGCTGCTACTGTAGCTTTCCATGTCTGTGCTGCTATTTTCCAGATCTGTCATCTGACCCAGTTACCCAACACATGCCCACTCAGTGTGGTCACTCACCGCCACACAACATCATTGTGTCCCCTCAGTGTTGTGAGCTTTTATGAATTATAGGAACCAGTCACAGGCTCCCTTCTCTCTGAACGTATGGGACCATGACCTCAAATGcataaatataaagaataatcatgttttatttaaattttttaaaaatctttgaCACTCTCAttcttgtcctttttttcctgaCTGTTTGACCTGACTgttgacagaaaacaaaaagagcatCAGGCCTCCGTCATGTCAGACTGCGTTGAATCACAGTGATGCTGAAGAGAAAGGACACGGAGGGAACGATATGCGACACATTGCCAACCAAGCGTCGCCCCGTCTGCCCTGAAGAGGGGGCGAcgtcacagaaacacacagttaaacaaatacacagacatTTCCCTCCGGCACATGCTGAGTAAATAAACCACGGGTGTAATTCTGTCCACACATATCCAAAAGGCAGAATAGGTAGACCCTGTGAATTATTCCAACATGAAATCATGTGGACGGTGTGGAGGTTATTGTGTGAACTAGCAGGAACACCCTCACAACCTTGCCTTACTATCACTGAGGACAAAGACTTTGAATGAATCATATATTCCAATGTAGTTTCATGATGAGCCACGGTAGTCAGACCCCATTGTGAAAATCACATTTTGTGCATTtgcaccattaaaaaaaataaataaatatatacacacacacatatatatatatatatatatatatatatatatgtatatatatatacacatacatacatacatacatacatacatacatatacacacacacacacatgaaataaaTCAGTCTTGCTTGTTTGGTTGATCTTATTTTTCAgtcacataaatatacatattacaACAGGCTCCCAGAGCTTAAGCATCATTGTTACAATGAAGGAAGTCCAGACGCTGTTGACCTCTGTTGCACATCAATGCATGTGGTGCTACAGACAGCAGCACAATTCTCAACTGAATTAACAGCTACTACCTCTAACATGTCCTAAAGTCTACCACATCTGAGCCCTTTTTCTCTGTGCtggacatttttgttttcattccagTGGACGATCCTGAGCAATGCGGGAAAGCTGAGCCACAGAATGGCAGGAAGATGATGATCATCTGATTATCAAGGTCCCATGTGGTCAGAAAATGAGCTTCTTCTTCATCACAGCTGAAAATAATACAAAGACTGTCGTTACAAAACACTTCAGAACAATACTGCATCTACACTACAGGTGCAAGTAAAACAAGCCTAACGAGAACTCTGCTAACATCTATAGTTTCCACCTACTATAAGTATTTGTAAATTCTCTCTGTAATATACTGTAGCATAGAGCACAGTGTATAGTCAACCCAGATATTTTAGAAACCACAGAAGCAGGATTTGGAAAAGCTTTGAACCTCCCAGTAACACCAAGGTCCTCCTCCCGTAAAACGTACCCAACCACAATCCACTAAactgtactctgtgtgtgtttgtgtgtgttctactTTGCTATACTCTGAATTTCAAACTGTAGTTAAATGAGCAGCCAACACCCTTTGAATTGCTAGGTTCAATCAAGTGCTATTCTAGATTTCCGACCGTGGTGTGCATAACTTTGAGAACAGTTCACTAGGCTAACATTTCACAACATGCTTGATGTAAGTTTGGTCTGAGAGAAATCTGTCTCTAACATGTTGTGGCAGACACCGTTTAAACCATCTGTGGTTAAAGCAACTGTGAGCTAATATGTGTGGATTACTTGTCTCTAGGCCCTCGATTTTCCTCTTGAGCCCGACTATTTCCTTCTCCCTCAGAGCCTCAGCTGGACCGTTGGGTCGGGGGAGTTGTGGACCAGGAGTGGGACCAGGTCGATTACTGAAGTACTTCATTTTCAGAGCCTAAGAACAACAGACAAAAGTATAAATCATGTCATCACCTGCTGCTCTTACGCTTTGTTGCTACCTTCTTTCAGTTTCCAAGAGAGCTGGATAAATAGCATAATGTTGATCATTTAAATTTTGGAGATAAAAAGATATCTGGATATGTGTCCTTACTTAGCTCACCATTATTACCATTATGGTAATgtttattgaaatgtttaacTTCAGATTGTTGGATTTTCTTGCAACACATCTTTCAATATCTCttaactgaaaatgtaaaatgttccttttagACTTTAAGCCTTCATTGTCTACCCACAATTAACCAGTCACATTATTCCCATAACGTGACTATAAAAGCTACTGAGCTTTAGTGGTGTATTACCTGTGTAGCTGTGGTCCTCGTCAAGGGGTTAAaggtgaacaggtcctggagcAGCTCTAGTAAGTCGTCTCCAGCTGCACTAAATATATGTTCCAGCGGTGTGCCAGGAAATATTTTGAAGGACACATAATCTGGTAGACTATTCATTCCCTGCagacaaaatagaaaaaacaaattAGACAAGAGGTTTCACTTGGAAGCAAAGCCAAAACATCAATCACttggaaaaaaaatgatacCAACAGGCCACGTCTCTTCTGTAGGCGTCCCAAGAGCCTCAAAGATCTTTGTCAGCTGGTCAAGATCTGAATCTCCAGCAAGGAATGGTATCTACATCAAAGGGGACATACGGAGACATAAGCAAGGAACTAAAAATAACAGCATTCCTTGTTACTTTATGAAAATATCTTTGAAGTAAGGTTTGAGCACCCGAAGGAGTAACTCTGCCAAGATGCATCCCACTGCCCACATGTCAACACCCACACCGTACATCCTGGCACCAAACAGGAGCTCAGGGGAGCGGTACCACCTAGGAAACGGATCAATAAACAGAGTTACTTTGTACAACTCTTAAACTGGCTTTCAGTATCCTACTCCATTCTAGTTCAACGGGATTCATCTTCTCTGTGGAGAAGCCTTCAACACCTGGGAAACCCTGAGATTCTTTAGCCAATAGGGAACGAGAGTCCCATTGGTCTAACAATGTATCACACACACGTCTTACCTTACCCATGGGTCTGAAATTAAGATGAATTGAATCAACCAGTCTCAACCGTATCTCCGAATgacaaatttaatttaattaagttAAGCACATGAGGATTCATTTATCTGAATTGATTTAGGTGAAGGAGATTTCCATTGAGTGATCAAAAAAGACAAGGTAATGTTCAGATAAGTATAAGATCTGTATTATTAACACAATAAGATGGATAAAAAGCACAGACCTGGTAACAACTTGATGCGTGTAGACTCTGTTGGGGCTGCCAAATGCTTTGGCCAAACCAAAATCAGCCAACTTCAACACTCCGTTGCCGTCTAACAGCAGATTATTGGGCTTCAGATCCTGCACATACAACGCAGAATAAtttactgactgtgtgtgtgtgtgtgtgtgtgtgtgtgtgtgtgtgtgtgtgtgtgtgtgtgtgtgtgtgtgtgagataagtGCTCTTACCCTGTGTAGGACCCAGTTTTGGTGCATATACTCTAATCCCTGTAGGGTCATGAGGATGTAGGCTTTGATGTTGGCCGGAGTCAGGACTAGGCTGGTGTCTTTGATGAtcaccttaaaaaaacaaataggcTTAAATAAAGTCAGATATCTGAAAACTAataatattcattcattataaTCTCAAATTACTCCCATCAGAGCAGATAGGAGAACTGAAGACAACTGGGATCTATCTctgaagacagagacacagatgcAGCCAAGCTAAACAGCACAATCCAGATTCAACCTCTCACCCAGACTCTCCATTGGTCCTCGAGCTCCACAATCACCGACTTCACTATCCTGCTACTTAATTTTATTAGTAAGAAAAACATCGAACATCTGTAGTTGATAAGCTCATGCAGACAAATGTAACCTTGTGACCTAAAAATAGTCTTTCAGCACCGGGGATAAGATGAGCGTCATATTTCATccttgtgtctgtctgctgcctgTAAGACACTAATGGCATCAATTCACAGTGAGAGCCAAGAGTGGAgtgttattgatttttttaaagtgtatttatcTTGTTTTGCATCGTTCTATTAGAGTCTGATCTATTGGTGGCGGGCGCCCATCTGGAGCCTTGTATGCTAAAACAAACcagagaaggaaaataaaagccTTGGTGATCTTGCAGAAGCACTTAATGGTTAAACGGGAGATCTCACGCTGCCATCTTGCTCATATTTCAGTGCTACTCTGTAGTGCATATGACGTTACTTCCCTCAATTACAATCTCTTCATCTATTCGCTCATTCTTTGGCCATTCACAGATTGAAAGCTGAACATGGCATCAAATAATTACTATCAGAGTTGCCATACACCTAAAGTAGATATTTGTGGGGAAAAGAAATCACTAATGAAACCCAGCTTTTAAATGCTCTCTCCCTGATCTCAATTAAGGGGAAGGTAATAAAGATGGAAATTTCCATCTGTTGGCCCACTAATGAAATGCACATAGTTATTTTTTACGACCATGACTGAGTGTTGTACACAGACGCAGTGTATAGAGTACCCATCCGATAACGGTGTAAAATTAATAAGCTGTACGTCTCACTGTGTGAACAAACTGGGATCATTCTTTTGTGTGTATGGCAACATCAggcttgacttaaacattgcCTTCCTAActctgtaaaacaaaatgtaacaaataaatacatgtataaataaattagctgaattgttatttattacatAAAGAATAAATCATACACCAGGGGCTTGGTAAACAATCCTTAAAGTTAACAGAAATTGCAATGCAAGTGCACACATTTTCAATACTGCAACACCTTAGTCAAAACCTAAACAGGAATACAAATTTCcagtatataataatgtaaatatatattatatatactttgAGTCAGTATCTGTCTGACATCCGATATTCAATGCAGCCATGTTAATGATAGGAAAACCAATAGAGCTTTACTATTTTAAGTCTTGGCTAATAtctttcctaaaaaaaaaaaagcactgacTGTTTGAGATATGAAACGTTTCAGGATCACAAATTCTGACAATTTAACATAATCCAAATGAGAACAACTTCTCAATTGGTTACTGTAAAGCTCTGCATAATAGTGTACCATGTTATTCCGCTCTATCCCTTGAAAGACACAAACGGACAGAGATTTTCTGAAAGGGCAAGAAACTGCCTCACCTCCAGGTCCGTTTCCATGAAATCAAACACCAGGCTGATGTTAGATTTGTGTCCAAAGGCATCGAGCAGCTAAAATCACACAGAACTTGACATGTTAATGCTCAGGTTAGGAGAATACTTACAACATGGTTGTGTCCCCTCACAACTAATGCCATTAACATATTAAtaagaagattttttttaaatgtggacataatGAATGTTTACCCACCCCAATGATATTTGAATGATGTAGTTCCTGCAGGAGTTTGATCTCTCGAAGAGCAGTCCTATTAATACCTATGGATAAGACATCATTAAATAGGCGGGTGGCAATGACCTGCACTTTGTGGTAAAAACAGCAAATGTGAGTCAGTATTTAATTACCATCTTTAGCTTCAGTTCTGTGGCCAACCTTAATCtgccaggaaaaaaagaaaacagcttgGTGTTTCACGTCTGCAGAGCACACAAATGCTACCAGATGTCTACAAGTAGATTAtgtatttttacctttttaatggCCACTATGGTATCAGTCGTTTTGTCCCTGGCCTTGTACACTGTGGCGAACTggagaagaggaacagagagataAGTACAGAAACCACCACCGATGCTGTCAGCACAATGGACCACAAGGCTTTGTTGACATTAACGACGAGCTAACGCTTGCTAGCTTCGCTTACATGCTTTCTACACCGCCAGTCAGAGCGCGCGAGGGGAAGAACGGAGACACACGTGAAGACCGAAATAACGGATTCATGGCTCTTCCTACCTGACCCTCTCCGAGGAAGTCCAGTTTCTCGTATCGTTTGTTTCTGGATTTAACATCAAGCGCCATGGTGCCAAACTGTCAGTTTCATGAGGGCACTTCCTGCCCAGTTAAAGGTCCGTGGGTTCTTTTTCCGGGTTAAAGGAGGTTTTGTATTGAGCAACACCGCCACCTAGCGGTTCACTGTTACACGGAGAACACGAGGTCAACTTGTTGTACGGTATGATGTGTGATAcgttgtatttcatttggagGAATACAGTGAATTATTTTAATACTAATATATGTTGCGGATGCCGTGCGACAATTATTTTACTGTACAATATTTTAtaacaacacacatttgttcTTCCCTCTGCTCCTTTTCGGTCATGGAATGgatgaagagttgtgttttgaTTGTGAATATTTTTATGCACTCCCATGAGggaaacaaacaatacaatatatatgaatacactTACATTTAGAAGGATTtcttaaaaaactaaagaaaaacgAACTTGTGTAGCaggtttattatatatatcatatcacATATATCAAATAGGGTTTCTTTTTACGACAAATACGAATATTAATACTGGGATTttaatacagtaaaaaaaaaatcatagtgAACTCTGTCTGTTTTCCTAATTAATGACAGAACCAAAACACTAATCTCTGTTCTCAAAGTCCTGTAACATTTCACAGTTTTGATGCAATTTGCAGTACTGTTATGTTCCAGACAGTTTGCCTTTTTTTGACATTAGTCTCTTGGGAGTCTCTTCTGTCAGTTAGGAAGGTTTTGTGATCCATGCACCgttgaacacatctctacatccTATCTCCATACATATACCCTCACATCCCACAGGATTAGGCACGGCTCCTCTCCTTTgaccctccctccctgcctcacacacacaaacacacacacacacacgcacacactcacacactcacacacacgcgcacacacacacacacacacacacacacacagacactcactcacacatgcacccgttctctctctcactgacttTCATTTTCATGTAAAGTTTGACAAGAGGAGTGTGAAGGATCAGCAGGCCTAATACACCCCTCAGTCTTCCCTCAGATGCATGCACATTCATATCCTGACAGCTCACACATGTGACTGACAGGACCATATGTGCCCATGCAACCATGCAGAAAAGAGAAGacgagagaagagaagagactcCAGCAGCAGTCTAAATCTTTACTGGCATTGTATCATCAACCTTTAGAGATGCACAGGCGGTCATAACGTGGAACATAACTGTCCAGTGGCAGACATAACTCAGACCCACTTACATCATTCGCTCTAAAACAAATGTGACATCTTGATATCCTCCTCTAATTCTTGTTATGATTTGAGGGCATTCTCGTGCTCATCCCTCTCGGTCTCTCGCTGAGGCTGTGAATGAGGAGAGTGGCAGCTGAGTTATGGAGGCATAAGTGATTCCGGTCGCGTTTACACAGTTTTCACAGTAAATCTCATGATAGCAGCAACATTATACACGGTAACTCACTCTGACTATTTGTCACATTAGCAGATGGTGATGCTGttgagctggtgtgtgtgtgtgtgtgtgtgtgtgtgtgttcaaaccTACCTCTGTTTGACGACCAGGAGGAGAGTGAAACCACAGGGCTGTTTCTCATAGGAAGTGGGTGTTGTTGAGCGAGGACGTGTCGCACCACCACATCCTGCTGCTGGGAGGCAGCTTCAGACGGGACAGTGTTCACACAATGTACAGTAAACAACAAATGCAGGACAGGtatcttttgtgtgtttgtgagtacCTGTGGTATTTGGCCACTTCATTCAACACTGTCTAGCCAAGATAATCTGGCCAGTTGTCTTCAACCAAGTGAAGAAGAGGCCTTCAGTTGGCCCCTCACAGTTAATTCCCTCTTTGTATCACCCTGTCTAACATGAGTTCTGtcacacaccaccaccatccaCAGACCATGCATATCACATCACAATGCAGAAAACTAAATCTAAAAATCCAAAGGCCACTTCTGAACGAAAATAACACAGTCAAAAGTTTCAGTTTGCCCAaggaacatttacaaatattgaCAGAGTTTGGAATATTGCACATTGACCTCCTCTTTCTGTGTTAGTTGGTCGTATTGCTCCATTGGACATTTTAGTCAGATTACATGCCCTCTATTATTTCACTATATATCGGAAAGATATGGT from Cyclopterus lumpus isolate fCycLum1 chromosome 9, fCycLum1.pri, whole genome shotgun sequence includes these protein-coding regions:
- the cdk7 gene encoding cyclin-dependent kinase 7 → MALDVKSRNKRYEKLDFLGEGQFATVYKARDKTTDTIVAIKKIKVGHRTEAKDGINRTALREIKLLQELHHSNIIGLLDAFGHKSNISLVFDFMETDLEVIIKDTSLVLTPANIKAYILMTLQGLEYMHQNWVLHRDLKPNNLLLDGNGVLKLADFGLAKAFGSPNRVYTHQVVTRWYRSPELLFGARMYGVGVDMWAVGCILAELLLRIPFLAGDSDLDQLTKIFEALGTPTEETWPGMNSLPDYVSFKIFPGTPLEHIFSAAGDDLLELLQDLFTFNPLTRTTATQALKMKYFSNRPGPTPGPQLPRPNGPAEALREKEIVGLKRKIEGLETTVMKKKLIF